The Pontibacter pudoricolor genome contains a region encoding:
- a CDS encoding peptidylprolyl isomerase — MRSNHLLVAVAALALAGCTASNKNNSKEPAIATLGSEPLSSSEFKYVYEKNNGGNEDAYSEKSVEDYLELYTNFKLKVLEAESRGLDTTTAFNRELEGYKEQLALPYLTENSVTDKLVREAYERSKQEINASHILITLDPDAAPQDTLAAYNRVMELRKRAQAGEDFAKLAKENSQDPSAADNGGNLGYFTAMQMVYPFENAAYKTEPGQLSMPVRTRFGYHLIKVHDKRAARGEVKVAHIMVRATPGMPKADSLAAKQRIDAIYKRVQRNENWDKLTAEFSEDDNTADNGGELPWFGTGRMIPVFEEAAFALQKEGEIAKPTLTPYGWHIIKLIEKRGLPPYEDMEQSLRNKVAKDSRSELNKAVFLKRIRQENNFTEVADAKTAAFSKANDALLKGTWKFEQNEKDKTLKATLFTIQGKPYTIADFYSYVEENQRPRTSGTAEYAMTLLYDNFVNKSLLDYERANLENKHTDYRMLVREYHDGILLFQMMDEKVWSKAVEDSVGLKAYFEANKENYKWGERVDAIVVSAANKDLLKAAQQQLDKRRYAVKTAKIPDVLFENGKATLTKDGIAQLNELAELLMEMPNTSLDINGHTDSREDAAAKDLAQKRAQAVTAYLQQEGVPTTQLTIKSLGKTKQAGPDNTETGRRRNRRVSFTLYSSDLGALADNLNAGNPLAVQISEKKFQKGENKAVDAVKWEPGTYTTQLNGREYLIIINKVLQPGYKQLNEVRGAAISDYQNYLEEQWVKQLREKYPVNVNKSEVNKLIK; from the coding sequence ATGCGCAGCAATCACCTACTTGTTGCGGTAGCCGCTTTAGCTCTGGCCGGATGTACCGCATCCAATAAGAACAACAGCAAAGAGCCGGCTATCGCTACGCTTGGCTCTGAGCCACTTTCTTCTTCCGAGTTTAAATACGTGTATGAGAAAAACAACGGAGGCAACGAAGATGCTTATTCTGAAAAAAGCGTTGAGGACTACCTGGAACTATACACCAACTTTAAGCTAAAGGTACTGGAAGCGGAAAGCCGCGGCCTGGATACGACCACTGCTTTTAACCGTGAACTGGAAGGGTACAAAGAACAACTGGCTCTGCCTTACCTGACCGAGAACAGTGTCACCGACAAACTGGTACGCGAAGCGTATGAGCGCTCAAAGCAGGAAATCAATGCTTCGCATATACTCATAACCTTAGACCCGGATGCTGCTCCGCAGGATACGCTGGCAGCCTACAACCGGGTAATGGAGCTGCGCAAGCGAGCACAGGCCGGCGAAGATTTTGCGAAACTGGCAAAGGAAAACTCACAGGACCCTTCGGCAGCAGACAACGGTGGCAACTTAGGTTACTTTACGGCCATGCAGATGGTGTACCCGTTTGAGAATGCTGCTTATAAAACGGAGCCGGGCCAACTTTCGATGCCGGTGCGTACCCGCTTTGGTTACCACCTCATAAAAGTACACGACAAGCGCGCTGCCCGTGGCGAAGTGAAAGTGGCGCACATCATGGTACGTGCCACGCCAGGCATGCCTAAAGCCGACTCGCTGGCAGCCAAACAACGCATTGATGCAATTTACAAACGCGTGCAACGCAACGAGAACTGGGATAAACTGACTGCTGAATTTTCGGAAGACGATAACACAGCAGACAACGGTGGTGAACTGCCATGGTTTGGTACCGGCCGCATGATCCCGGTTTTTGAAGAAGCAGCTTTTGCATTACAGAAAGAAGGCGAGATTGCTAAACCTACGCTTACCCCATATGGCTGGCACATTATAAAACTAATCGAGAAACGCGGTCTGCCTCCTTACGAAGACATGGAGCAGAGCCTACGCAATAAAGTAGCAAAAGACTCCCGCTCAGAACTGAATAAAGCTGTATTCCTGAAGCGAATCCGCCAGGAAAACAACTTTACGGAAGTTGCCGATGCCAAAACCGCCGCTTTCAGCAAAGCAAATGATGCGCTCCTGAAAGGCACCTGGAAATTTGAGCAGAATGAGAAAGATAAAACGCTGAAAGCAACTTTATTTACCATTCAGGGCAAACCATATACTATAGCCGATTTTTACAGCTATGTAGAAGAGAACCAGCGCCCGCGTACCAGTGGCACCGCCGAGTACGCCATGACACTTCTCTACGATAATTTCGTGAACAAAAGCCTGCTGGACTATGAGCGTGCTAACCTGGAAAACAAGCACACCGATTACCGCATGCTGGTTCGCGAATACCACGACGGCATTCTGTTGTTCCAGATGATGGATGAGAAAGTGTGGTCTAAAGCAGTGGAAGATTCTGTTGGGCTGAAAGCTTACTTTGAAGCCAATAAAGAGAACTATAAGTGGGGCGAACGTGTGGATGCTATAGTTGTTAGCGCTGCCAATAAAGACCTGCTTAAAGCGGCTCAGCAGCAATTAGATAAACGCCGCTACGCTGTTAAAACTGCTAAAATTCCGGATGTACTGTTTGAAAATGGCAAAGCGACACTTACCAAAGATGGGATTGCCCAACTGAACGAACTTGCAGAGTTGCTGATGGAGATGCCGAACACCAGCCTGGATATAAACGGCCACACGGATTCCCGCGAAGATGCAGCTGCAAAAGACCTTGCCCAGAAACGTGCACAGGCAGTTACAGCGTATCTGCAGCAGGAAGGTGTACCAACTACACAGCTAACTATAAAAAGCTTAGGCAAAACCAAACAGGCTGGTCCTGATAATACTGAAACCGGACGCCGCCGCAACCGCAGGGTATCGTTCACTTTGTATTCATCCGACCTGGGTGCGCTTGCCGATAACCTGAATGCCGGAAATCCGCTGGCAGTACAGATATCAGAGAAGAAATTCCAAAAAGGTGAGAACAAAGCAGTGGATGCAGTGAAGTGGGAACCGGGAACATATACTACGCAATTAAATGGCCGCGAATATCTGATTATCATTAACAAGGTATTGCAGCCAGGGTATAAACAACTGAACGAAGTACGGGGCGCAGCCATCTCTGATTACCAGAACTACCTGGAAGAGCAATGGGTAAAACAGCTGCGCGAAAAATATCCTGTTAATGTCAACAAATCAGAAGTAAACAAGCTGATAAAGTAA
- a CDS encoding PP2C family protein-serine/threonine phosphatase, with translation MLYKTNVKSLLVTAAIISWVLLLGNVLLMAESVRQPGAIKLALPYINNLLIIVFILSVFLFQRLSANNLKGIDFSSYLWNLFSKAAIAAYLSIALYFAYKLSTGYARLQSPLLLHLVYQVNFGLLVYFLAKSFYIWRQLLLYHKNKFLQVAWEWFELLLFSTLILTLLNFNYTNYIFLPLFGLFGCYILFLCTNLKWVAYLSFNKKSRSLVLLGAILVSCYIFTKFFQEFSDSQELVIDYSDVGFLMLAMMFVGCYTLAAFLVSLFSLPTSSVFEQKSEDLLNFQRLSQSIQQGQNESQVYNTLFESTIKASDATAAWFEMVRGNNTHVSHLLNINNEQIERIRHLLLAYNIQNIDYINNNLDRNTGFRDLALPWKSLIILPIKSKKHIFGTLYLLRDIEQGFDRETVNVLRTFTSQTILTIENLRLVAESLQNERYKEELKIATQVQESLIPKTFPTDSWFEIATHAVAAKEVGGDFYDFLQLSESRIAIIIGDVSGKGISAAFHMAQMKGIFHGLMQQDMPPSEFMKQANSALSRCLEKTSFITSSLYIIDYRMQGFMFARAGHCHTLYYNAMMEDVFYFQTDGLGLGIVRDKSYNNHVREMYYDYNPGDVMVIYTDGIVEARNAANDEYGEDRLKYMLTQTYHLEAEDIKCAIINDLEDFTGPDNLYDDQTLLVIKFKPVQPKA, from the coding sequence ATGCTATACAAGACTAACGTAAAATCTCTGTTGGTTACTGCTGCTATAATTAGCTGGGTACTACTGTTAGGTAATGTTCTGCTGATGGCAGAGAGCGTGCGTCAGCCGGGTGCCATTAAGCTGGCCCTCCCCTACATTAACAACCTGCTGATCATTGTTTTTATCCTTTCTGTTTTCTTATTTCAGCGCTTAAGCGCCAATAACCTAAAAGGAATTGACTTCAGCAGCTATCTCTGGAACCTGTTCTCCAAAGCTGCCATTGCCGCTTACCTCAGCATCGCCTTATATTTTGCCTATAAACTTTCTACGGGGTATGCCCGGCTGCAATCGCCGTTACTGCTGCACCTTGTGTACCAGGTAAACTTCGGGTTGCTGGTCTACTTTTTAGCAAAGTCTTTTTACATCTGGCGACAGCTGCTGCTGTATCATAAAAATAAGTTTCTGCAGGTTGCCTGGGAGTGGTTTGAACTGTTGCTGTTCAGTACGCTGATTCTTACGCTGCTCAATTTCAACTATACCAACTATATTTTCCTGCCGCTGTTCGGGTTGTTCGGGTGCTATATCCTGTTCCTGTGCACTAACTTAAAGTGGGTAGCTTACCTGTCGTTCAACAAAAAAAGCAGGTCGCTGGTGCTGTTGGGTGCCATACTGGTCAGCTGTTACATTTTCACAAAGTTCTTCCAGGAGTTTTCGGATAGCCAGGAACTGGTTATAGATTACTCTGATGTTGGTTTCCTGATGCTGGCGATGATGTTTGTAGGTTGTTATACATTGGCCGCTTTCCTGGTTTCGTTGTTCAGTTTGCCTACCTCCAGTGTGTTTGAGCAGAAAAGCGAAGACCTGTTAAATTTCCAGCGCCTGAGCCAGTCTATACAGCAGGGCCAGAACGAATCGCAGGTGTACAACACGCTTTTCGAGAGTACTATAAAAGCGTCGGATGCCACAGCCGCCTGGTTTGAGATGGTGCGCGGCAACAATACGCATGTATCGCACCTGCTTAACATTAACAACGAACAGATAGAGCGCATCCGCCATCTGCTGCTGGCCTACAACATCCAGAACATCGATTACATAAACAATAACCTTGATCGTAACACCGGTTTTCGTGACCTTGCCCTGCCCTGGAAGTCGCTGATCATTCTGCCGATAAAATCTAAAAAACATATATTTGGCACCTTATACCTGCTCCGCGACATTGAACAGGGCTTCGACCGCGAAACTGTAAACGTACTGCGCACCTTCACCAGCCAAACTATATTAACTATAGAAAACCTGCGCCTGGTAGCCGAATCGTTGCAGAACGAGCGTTACAAGGAAGAGCTGAAGATTGCTACGCAGGTACAGGAAAGTTTAATACCAAAAACCTTCCCTACCGACAGCTGGTTCGAGATTGCCACACATGCCGTAGCGGCAAAAGAAGTTGGTGGTGATTTCTACGATTTCCTGCAGCTAAGCGAATCCCGGATAGCCATTATTATTGGCGATGTATCAGGCAAAGGTATTTCGGCGGCGTTCCATATGGCCCAGATGAAAGGCATTTTTCATGGGCTGATGCAGCAGGACATGCCGCCAAGCGAATTTATGAAACAGGCCAACAGTGCACTAAGCCGCTGCCTCGAGAAAACCTCTTTCATTACATCTTCGCTATACATTATTGATTACCGCATGCAGGGTTTTATGTTTGCGCGTGCCGGCCATTGCCACACGCTGTACTATAACGCCATGATGGAAGATGTTTTCTACTTCCAGACGGATGGCCTTGGCCTGGGTATAGTTCGCGACAAAAGCTATAACAACCACGTGCGGGAGATGTATTACGACTATAACCCCGGCGATGTGATGGTAATTTATACTGACGGCATAGTGGAGGCCCGTAATGCTGCAAATGACGAATACGGCGAAGACAGGCTGAAGTATATGCTCACGCAGACATACCACCTGGAGGCCGAAGATATTAAGTGCGCCATTATAAACGATCTGGAAGATTTTACAGGTCCTGACAACCTATATGACGATCAAACGTTGCTGGTGATTAAGTTTAAACCTGTTCAACCCAAGGCATAA
- a CDS encoding peptidylprolyl isomerase, giving the protein MHNQPITTPRVFCVVAAIIVCMMSAFQATAQAPVQRQVDGIIAKIDNQIVLRSELEFSYLQYLAQAKLQPNEELKCEIFKSLVQDKLLLARAAIDSVTVEESQVTGELNRRIDYLSSQVGGVERLEQYYNKSIRQLKEELRKTIQDQLVMQKMQETIAGKVRVTPKEVAAYYNRIPQDSLPYFSSEVEIGQIVKYAEVSKQQKQEARQQLEELRKRILAGEDFATLAKQYSQDPGSAAAGGELGFFKKKELVPEYEAAALRLEPGGISGIVESQFGFHLIQLIERKGQEFNTRHILIKPATATVNIQEAIAELDSIRSLIENDSITFAKAAKDFSDDFATKDNGGMMASRAGTTYIPMDQVDPSIFFVIDTMQVDEISKPIPFTTADGKEAVRIIMLKGKSTPHQANLEDDYPKIAAAALNDKKSKAVDEWFRKNIDTVFIDIDPEYQDCKALQVTQ; this is encoded by the coding sequence ATGCATAACCAACCTATAACAACACCCCGAGTATTTTGTGTGGTAGCAGCCATTATCGTTTGTATGATGTCGGCTTTCCAGGCTACGGCGCAGGCTCCTGTACAACGCCAGGTAGATGGTATCATCGCCAAAATAGATAACCAGATCGTGCTGAGATCGGAGCTGGAGTTCAGCTACCTGCAGTACCTGGCACAGGCCAAACTGCAGCCTAACGAGGAACTGAAGTGCGAAATATTCAAGTCGCTGGTTCAGGACAAACTATTACTGGCCCGCGCTGCCATTGACTCCGTAACAGTGGAAGAAAGCCAGGTAACCGGCGAGCTTAACCGCAGAATTGATTACCTATCGTCCCAGGTAGGTGGCGTAGAGCGTTTGGAGCAATACTATAACAAGAGCATCCGCCAGTTAAAAGAAGAACTGCGCAAAACAATACAGGACCAGCTGGTAATGCAGAAAATGCAGGAAACAATTGCTGGTAAGGTTCGCGTTACACCAAAAGAGGTGGCAGCATACTATAACCGCATCCCACAAGACAGCCTACCTTACTTTTCAAGCGAAGTAGAGATCGGCCAGATTGTAAAATACGCGGAAGTAAGCAAGCAGCAGAAACAGGAAGCACGCCAGCAGCTGGAAGAACTACGCAAGCGCATTTTGGCTGGCGAAGATTTTGCTACACTCGCGAAACAGTATTCCCAGGATCCGGGATCAGCTGCAGCTGGTGGCGAACTGGGCTTCTTCAAGAAAAAGGAACTGGTACCGGAATACGAAGCTGCTGCGCTTCGCCTGGAGCCAGGTGGCATCTCAGGTATAGTAGAGTCGCAGTTCGGTTTCCACTTGATACAGCTGATCGAGCGTAAAGGACAGGAGTTTAACACGCGTCATATCCTAATCAAGCCTGCCACCGCTACGGTAAACATTCAGGAAGCTATTGCTGAACTGGATAGCATCCGTTCGCTAATTGAGAACGACAGCATTACGTTTGCCAAAGCCGCCAAAGACTTTTCGGATGATTTTGCTACCAAAGATAACGGTGGTATGATGGCCAGCCGCGCAGGTACGACTTATATCCCGATGGACCAGGTAGACCCAAGCATCTTCTTTGTGATAGATACCATGCAGGTGGACGAGATCTCTAAACCAATTCCGTTTACCACTGCAGATGGTAAGGAAGCGGTGCGTATCATTATGCTGAAAGGCAAGTCAACTCCACACCAGGCGAACTTAGAAGACGATTATCCGAAAATAGCCGCAGCGGCACTCAACGATAAAAAGAGCAAAGCCGTAGATGAGTGGTTCAGGAAGAACATCGACACTGTATTCATCGACATCGACCCTGAGTACCAGGATTGTAAAGCACTACAAGTCACGCAATAA
- a CDS encoding ATP-binding protein gives MNNSIRVSCTKKNLKLIRDFVTKYLQSLALSDVLMNQIVLAVDEICANLIIHANNEDPSKYIYLTITEPKDAVQFEITDNGVAFSTHDYKEPDILEHVRVGKKGGVGIALVRRIMDKVEFTTKGDANSCVLYKKIK, from the coding sequence ATGAATAATTCCATCCGGGTAAGCTGTACAAAAAAGAACCTTAAGCTAATACGGGATTTCGTCACGAAATATCTGCAGAGTCTTGCGCTCTCAGATGTACTGATGAACCAGATCGTATTGGCGGTGGATGAGATATGTGCCAACCTCATCATCCACGCCAATAACGAAGATCCATCAAAATACATTTACCTTACCATTACAGAACCCAAAGATGCGGTTCAGTTTGAGATTACGGATAACGGAGTGGCCTTCTCAACGCATGATTACAAAGAACCCGACATACTGGAGCACGTCCGGGTCGGGAAAAAAGGCGGCGTAGGCATTGCGCTTGTGCGGCGGATTATGGATAAGGTAGAGTTTACGACCAAGGGCGACGCCAACTCCTGCGTCCTGTATAAAAAGATAAAATAA
- the recA gene encoding recombinase RecA, with the protein MSVSNEKLKALQLTIDKLDKTYGKGTVMKLSDNKVEDIPAISTGSLGLDIALGIGGLPRGRVIEIYGPESSGKTTLTMHAIAEAQKAGGLAAFIDAEHAFDKAYAEKLGIDTENLLISQPDNGEQALEIADHLIRSGAIDIIVIDSVAALVPKGELEGDMGDSKMGLQARLMSQALRKLTGTINKTGCCCIFINQLREKIGVMFGNPETTTGGNALKFYASVRLDIRRIGQIKEAADNITGNRTRVKVVKNKVAPPFKVVEFDIMYGEGISKVGEILDLGVELNIVQKSGSWFSYDGNKLGQGRDGVKQILLDNPELMDEIEQKIRAIVKGEPEKVAEVLEDKSADRGE; encoded by the coding sequence ATGAGTGTAAGCAACGAAAAACTTAAAGCCCTGCAGCTGACCATCGACAAGCTCGACAAGACTTACGGTAAAGGCACTGTAATGAAGCTTAGCGACAACAAAGTAGAAGACATTCCTGCTATCTCTACAGGGTCTCTTGGGTTGGACATAGCTTTGGGTATTGGCGGTTTGCCACGTGGCCGTGTAATTGAGATCTACGGTCCTGAATCTTCTGGTAAAACCACGCTTACTATGCACGCTATTGCCGAAGCTCAGAAAGCAGGTGGCCTGGCAGCATTTATTGACGCAGAGCACGCTTTTGATAAAGCATATGCCGAGAAACTCGGAATTGATACAGAAAACTTATTGATATCGCAGCCGGATAACGGTGAGCAGGCACTTGAGATCGCTGATCATCTGATCCGTTCTGGCGCTATTGATATTATCGTAATTGACTCAGTGGCTGCCCTGGTACCAAAAGGTGAACTGGAAGGCGACATGGGTGACAGCAAAATGGGTCTTCAGGCTCGTTTAATGTCTCAGGCACTTCGTAAGCTGACAGGTACGATCAACAAAACAGGATGCTGCTGTATCTTTATCAACCAGCTTCGTGAGAAGATTGGTGTGATGTTCGGTAACCCTGAAACGACAACCGGTGGTAACGCCCTTAAATTCTACGCATCCGTACGTCTGGATATTCGTCGTATTGGTCAGATTAAAGAGGCTGCCGATAACATTACAGGTAACCGTACCCGCGTGAAAGTTGTGAAGAACAAAGTAGCGCCTCCGTTTAAAGTGGTAGAATTCGACATCATGTATGGCGAGGGTATCTCTAAAGTAGGTGAGATCCTTGACCTTGGCGTGGAGCTGAACATAGTGCAGAAATCCGGTTCATGGTTCTCTTATGATGGCAACAAGCTGGGCCAGGGCCGCGATGGCGTGAAGCAGATCCTGCTTGACAACCCTGAACTGATGGATGAGATCGAGCAGAAGATCAGAGCCATTGTAAAGGGTGAGCCTGAAAAAGTAGCTGAAGTTTTAGAAGATAAATCAGCCGACAGAGGTGAATAA
- a CDS encoding SDR family NAD(P)-dependent oxidoreductase — MGDRLKGKVAIVTGGGSGIGEAICKKFAREGASVIVAGFPEDPVEAVAKEIEKEGGTALPFTADISTEGNAKRCVETAVSQFGKLDILVNNAGVFPEVNMLQDYSEEAFEYMLKNNVKTAFVMSKAALPELHKTKGNIVSAGSEAGVLGIAQNTPYGGTKGFIHAFMRGLAVEQAQFGVRCNIVGPGPIDTAWTHESTGPMDSKMVKMMKEATPMGRRGTPEEVANVYLFLASDEASYVTGATYMVDGGITIAKGGVGSQADSEMKKEPKGELELEHSRDGHTTIRK; from the coding sequence ATGGGAGACAGACTAAAAGGTAAAGTTGCTATTGTAACCGGCGGCGGCTCAGGTATCGGCGAAGCCATTTGTAAAAAGTTTGCCCGCGAGGGCGCAAGTGTTATAGTTGCCGGCTTCCCCGAAGACCCGGTGGAGGCTGTGGCAAAAGAAATTGAGAAGGAGGGAGGAACCGCGTTGCCGTTTACTGCTGACATTTCGACGGAAGGCAATGCCAAACGCTGCGTGGAAACTGCAGTAAGCCAATTCGGCAAACTCGACATACTTGTAAATAATGCCGGCGTTTTTCCGGAAGTAAACATGCTGCAGGACTACTCTGAAGAAGCTTTTGAGTACATGCTGAAGAATAATGTGAAAACGGCTTTTGTAATGAGCAAAGCCGCACTGCCGGAACTGCATAAAACCAAAGGTAACATCGTGTCGGCGGGTTCTGAGGCTGGTGTGTTGGGCATTGCCCAGAACACACCGTATGGCGGCACCAAAGGTTTTATACATGCATTTATGCGCGGCCTGGCCGTAGAGCAGGCGCAGTTTGGGGTGCGCTGCAACATAGTTGGCCCCGGCCCTATAGATACCGCCTGGACCCACGAAAGCACTGGTCCGATGGACAGCAAGATGGTGAAAATGATGAAAGAAGCTACCCCGATGGGCCGCAGAGGCACCCCGGAGGAAGTTGCCAATGTTTACCTGTTCCTGGCATCGGATGAGGCGAGTTATGTAACAGGCGCGACTTATATGGTAGATGGCGGTATAACTATAGCCAAAGGCGGAGTTGGCAGCCAGGCAGATTCAGAAATGAAGAAAGAACCGAAAGGTGAACTTGAACTGGAGCACTCCAGAGATGGCCATACAACTATACGAAAATAA
- a CDS encoding GNAT family N-acetyltransferase: protein MSLLFNILPESLEERLETEHLILRPYQEGDENDFMRVLHENSDILNPAFSGRIVRVKALEDARIQMQQLRTDWDNRKTFDFGVWIKSDNTYLGDIALKNVDHKVPKAEIGLYFTGWPETKELVQEALQTILNFAFDILQLNKVYIRCTASNRFYGELAKDNGFVEEGTLRSDFKGTDSEELHDLTYFGMTRDDFETQRSQHKSKNSRELV from the coding sequence ATGAGTCTATTATTTAATATTTTGCCCGAGTCTCTGGAAGAAAGGCTGGAGACTGAACACCTTATCCTGAGACCCTACCAGGAAGGTGATGAAAACGATTTTATGCGTGTACTGCACGAAAACTCAGACATTCTGAATCCTGCCTTCAGTGGCCGTATAGTGCGTGTAAAAGCGCTGGAAGATGCCCGTATCCAGATGCAGCAGCTCCGCACCGACTGGGACAACCGTAAAACCTTCGACTTTGGAGTCTGGATAAAATCGGACAATACTTACCTCGGTGACATTGCTCTCAAAAATGTAGACCATAAAGTACCTAAAGCTGAGATCGGCTTATATTTTACCGGCTGGCCAGAAACCAAAGAACTCGTACAGGAAGCATTACAAACGATACTCAATTTTGCGTTTGATATTCTCCAGCTAAACAAAGTTTACATCCGGTGCACAGCCAGTAACAGATTTTACGGCGAGTTGGCTAAAGACAATGGCTTTGTGGAAGAAGGAACCCTGCGCAGTGATTTTAAAGGAACAGACTCCGAAGAGCTGCACGATCTGACCTATTTTGGAATGACGCGCGACGACTTTGAAACGCAACGCAGTCAGCATAAATCCAAAAACTCGAGAGAACTGGTCTGA
- a CDS encoding STAS domain-containing protein → MKITQDIKESTIIMTLDGELDASSSVILDEELSDPEIMKYSKILVDCQNLNYISSAGLGVFISHLQRFEDAQIKLIFFNMQDKVRNVFEILGLDLLMTIVTNYEEAITIADE, encoded by the coding sequence ATGAAAATAACACAAGACATTAAAGAATCTACCATCATCATGACCCTTGATGGTGAACTCGACGCAAGCTCATCTGTAATACTGGACGAGGAATTGTCGGACCCGGAAATAATGAAGTATAGCAAAATACTTGTAGACTGCCAGAATCTTAACTATATTTCTTCGGCTGGTCTGGGAGTATTTATTTCGCATCTGCAGCGCTTTGAGGATGCGCAGATAAAGCTCATTTTCTTTAACATGCAGGATAAAGTGCGCAACGTATTCGAGATACTTGGGCTTGACCTCCTCATGACCATCGTAACAAACTACGAGGAAGCCATTACCATAGCTGATGAATAA
- a CDS encoding AAA family ATPase, producing MAQYTSDKEAADALYHAYRELTNEISKVIVGQDEVVRLVLTAVFCQGHCLLVGVPGLAKTLLIQTIASALDMSFNRVQFTPDLMPSDIVGAETLDKDRNFKFITGPIFANIVLADEINRTPPKTQAALLEAMQEHAVTVAGKRYRLPEPFFVLATQNPIEQEGTYPLPEAQLDRFMFNITLGYPSYESELQIVKNTTGAFTQQLSKILHADDILAFQQLVRRVPVVDNVVEYAVQLVHKTRPGSPMASKAANDYLEWGAGPRASQHLIVGAKCNAILNGKYSPDIEDVQAVALPILRHRIVRNFKAEAEGITEEKIIRDLL from the coding sequence ATGGCACAGTACACCTCTGACAAAGAAGCAGCCGACGCGCTATACCACGCCTACCGTGAACTAACCAACGAAATTTCGAAGGTTATAGTAGGACAGGACGAAGTGGTAAGATTAGTACTGACGGCGGTTTTTTGTCAGGGGCACTGTTTGCTGGTCGGCGTGCCAGGCCTTGCCAAAACGCTCCTTATCCAAACTATAGCCTCTGCGCTGGATATGTCCTTTAACAGGGTGCAGTTCACGCCAGACTTAATGCCTTCGGATATAGTTGGCGCCGAGACGCTGGACAAGGACAGAAACTTTAAATTTATTACCGGCCCCATTTTCGCCAACATTGTGCTGGCCGATGAGATAAACCGTACGCCGCCAAAGACACAGGCAGCCCTGCTGGAAGCCATGCAGGAACACGCTGTTACCGTTGCAGGCAAGCGCTACAGATTACCGGAACCTTTCTTTGTTCTGGCCACTCAGAACCCGATAGAACAGGAAGGCACCTATCCCTTACCCGAAGCACAGCTCGACCGTTTCATGTTCAACATTACGCTGGGCTACCCAAGCTATGAGTCAGAACTACAGATTGTAAAGAATACCACAGGTGCTTTTACCCAACAGCTAAGTAAAATTCTGCATGCGGATGACATACTTGCTTTTCAGCAGCTGGTGCGCCGTGTGCCGGTAGTTGATAATGTAGTGGAGTATGCGGTGCAGCTGGTTCACAAAACACGCCCAGGCTCGCCTATGGCCTCCAAAGCAGCTAACGATTACCTGGAGTGGGGAGCTGGTCCGCGTGCCTCGCAGCATCTTATAGTTGGCGCCAAGTGCAACGCAATCCTTAACGGCAAATACAGCCCTGATATTGAAGATGTGCAGGCTGTAGCCTTACCAATCCTTCGTCACCGCATAGTGCGCAACTTTAAAGCCGAAGCCGAAGGCATTACCGAAGAGAAAATCATCAGAGACTTATTATAA
- a CDS encoding DUF3108 domain-containing protein, protein MQTLIMKNMKKSTPVILLLVIVLSAFSMKDSMRTIRNESFSTGEILKYKVHYGPITAAEATIDVSDQLHTINGRPSYRATVYGRTSSSFDIFIKVRDTWQSYIDTAAIVPHRFHRNIEEGSYRKKETIDFNHNSNIAAVKVKRKKDPEKTSTHKVSDNVQDIVSGFYYLRTLNYDRMRKGEKLTIKGFFEEENFDMEVTYKGRETVSTKAGKIKAIKLVPKMPKNEMFKGENAITVYLSDDDNKVPVLIQAEMFVGSIKVDLYEFRNLKHKLVAKK, encoded by the coding sequence ATGCAGACCCTTATAATGAAGAATATGAAGAAGTCTACTCCTGTCATCCTTCTGCTTGTGATCGTACTTTCTGCCTTTTCTATGAAAGACAGCATGCGTACAATCCGTAACGAAAGTTTTTCGACTGGCGAGATACTCAAGTATAAAGTACACTATGGCCCTATTACAGCAGCCGAAGCAACTATAGATGTATCTGACCAACTACATACTATAAATGGCCGCCCCAGCTACCGCGCTACGGTATATGGCCGCACAAGCAGCTCTTTCGATATTTTTATTAAAGTACGTGATACCTGGCAGTCTTATATCGATACGGCAGCTATAGTACCACACCGCTTTCACCGCAATATAGAAGAAGGCAGTTACCGCAAGAAAGAGACAATAGACTTTAACCACAACAGTAATATTGCAGCTGTTAAAGTAAAGCGAAAGAAAGACCCGGAGAAAACCAGCACCCATAAAGTATCTGATAACGTGCAGGATATTGTGAGCGGTTTCTATTATTTAAGAACGCTGAACTATGATAGAATGCGCAAAGGTGAAAAGCTGACCATAAAAGGTTTTTTTGAAGAAGAGAACTTTGACATGGAAGTAACTTACAAAGGCCGCGAAACTGTTAGCACAAAGGCCGGTAAAATAAAAGCGATAAAACTGGTACCTAAAATGCCGAAAAACGAAATGTTTAAAGGCGAGAATGCCATTACTGTTTACCTGTCTGATGACGATAACAAAGTACCCGTACTGATACAAGCGGAAATGTTTGTAGGGTCGATAAAGGTGGACCTCTACGAGTTCCGGAACCTGAAACATAAGCTAGTCGCAAAGAAATAA